The Deinococcus aquaticus genomic interval CCCCGGATACCGTTGCAGGTCCGTGAAGGCCGACCGCGCCGTGTTGGTGTCCAGCCCCGCCGGGATCACCGTCAGGTTGGGCGCCGCGCTGTACGCGCCATTCTTTACGGTCAGGGTCACCGACACGTACCGTGCGCCCGCCGCGCGCGCCTGCCCCGGCGGGACCAGGTCGGTCGTGGCGCGCACCAGCACGTCCCCGATCTCCACCTGATCCAGGCTGTTCAGGGCCTGCGCACCCAGGCCGGGCCGCGTGACCTGCGCTGTAGGCGAACCCGACCCCAGGCCCATGACCGTCACCCGGAAGGGCCGCGACTGCTTGGCGGGCGTGGGCGCTGGAGAGGGCGCGGGTGTCGGGGACGGGCCGGGCGGCGGTGTGGTGTGCGGCGTGCCCGGCCCACCACAGGCCGTCAGTAGCGCCGCACTCAGCAGCAGCAAGCGAAATCTCGACATGAACACTCCTTGTCTGGTCGGGTGCTTTCCGTTGCCGCGCGGCGCCCCTGCGGCCCGGCCCGCACGTCGCAGGCACAGCAGGCAGGACGCGCCCCACCCGGAAACGGGGCACCGTGAGGGTCCGCGCGCCCGCAGGCAGCGTTAGGACGGATGCGGAACGGATGTGTTCAGCCGGTCAGGGGTGGCGCTCGATTCATGGTTTCCCTCCATGCCCCACGTGACCGCCCGGCCGGAACTCCCGGCCTGCGCGGCGTCTTCCCCTGGGGTGACGTCAGCGTGCCAGCCGCACAGTGACCGCACCGTGACTGCCCGCAGCCCGCCGGTCACGCGCCGAGGAGCGGGCGGCGAGCAGGACGGCCCGTTCCCTGCCACGGGGCGGCGCCCCCTGTGACTTCAGGTTCGGGACTTCAGCTGGTGGGGGGCGGCGCTGAGTTCTTTCAGGGCGCCCGTGACGTGCGTCATGGGGTTGGGGCTGCGGTGAATCCAGGTGACGGTGCCGTGCGGGTCGATCAGGAACGTGGCGCGGCCGGTCATGCCGAGCAGGCCGCTCAGGCCGCCGATCACGCCGTACGCCTGCGCGAGGCTGCGGTCGCTGTCAGGAATCATTGGGAACGTCAGGTGGCAGGTGTCGCGGAAGCGGGCCTGCCGGGCTTCGGTGTCGGTGCTGACGCCGATCACCTGCGCGCCGTGTCGTTCGAATTCCGGCAGGGCCGCCTCGAACCGCTGCGCTTCGATGCTGCATCCGGCGCTGCTGGCGCGCGGGTAGAAGTACAGCACGGTCCACTGGCCGCGCCGCTCCTGCAGGGACACGGTGCGGCCGTCGTCGCTGCGGCGCGTGAAGTCCGGGGCGGGCTGACCGACTTGGAGGCTCATGCGCCCGATTGTACGCGCCGTCCTACAATGCGCCCGTGTCTGACGTTGCTGATTCCCTGCTGCGGCCCCTGCGTCCCTACGCGGGAGAGGTCGTGGTGGTGGGCGTGTCGGGCGGCGCGGACAGCGTGGCGCTGCTGCGGGCGCTGCTGCTGGTGGGTGCGCGGCCGGTCGCCGCGCACCTGGATCACGCGCTGCGGGCGGACTCGGCGGCGGACGCCGCGTGGGTGCAGGCACTCGCGGCGCGGCTGGACGTACCCTTCGCGGGGGGGCGGGTGGACGTGGCGGCGGTCGCGGCGCGGCGCGGCTGGAACACCGAGGACGCCGCCCGCCGCCTGCGGTACGACTTCCTGACCCGCACGGCGAAGGCGCACGCGGCGCAGGTGATCCTGACGGCGCACACGCGGCGCGATCAGGCCGAGACGGTCCTGGCGGCCCTGCTGCGCGGCGAGGCGGTCCTGCACGGCATTCCCGCCGCGCGCGGGCCGCTGCGCCGCCCCTGGCTTGACGTGCCGCGCGCCGATCTGGAAGCGTTCCTGCACGCGCACGGGCAGGACTGGCGCGAGGACCCCACGAACGCCGACCCGGCATACACCCGCGCCTGGATTCGCCGGGAGGTCATGCCGGTCCTGACTGCCCGCTACCCGGCCGCCGGGGAGGCCCTGGCCCGCGTGGCCCGCACGCAGGCCGAGGACGACGCCGCCCTGACCGGACAGGCCGCCCGCCTGACCCGGCACGCCCCGCTGCGCAGCGCCCCGCCGGCCGTGCTGCGCCGCTGGGTGCGCGCCGAATTGCGCCGCGCCGGACTGGACTTTCACGCCCCGCACCTGGAACGGCTGGCCGGGGCGCTGCGGGCAGGGGAGACCGCGCACGTCACCCTACCCGGCGGGCACGACGTGACCGTGACCGGCGGCCAGTTGCACCTGACGCCGCAGGCGTACCCGGAACCGGACTTCCCGCTTCCCGACGGCTGGGAGAGGCGCACCCGGTACGACGGGGACCGCGTCACCCTGTTCGGCGGGACGCGCAAGCTCAGCGATGTGCTGACCGACCGGCACGTGCCCCGCGCCGACCGGGACCGCGTGCCGCTGCTGGTCAGCGGCGCGGGCGTGCAGTGGGTGGGCCTCCAGCCGCCCGTCTGGGCGACCGGGGCGCGCAAGGTGGCCGCCCAGCCCCCGGACCCGCTGCACGCCGCGATGGGCGAGGCCCTGGCACAGGCGCACGACGCCGCCCGCGCGCAGGAAGTCCCGGTCGGCGCGGTCGTCCTCGGCCCCGGAGGTCAGGTGGTCGGACGGGGCCGCAACACCAGCCGCGAGCACGGCGACATGACCCGCCACGCCGAACTGGCCGCCCTGAGGGACGCCGCCCGCACCCTCGGCACCCCGTACCTGAGCGGGTGCACGCTGGTCGTCACGCTCGAACCCTGCCCCATGTGCCTCGGCGCGGCCCTCGAAGCCCGCGTCGGGCACATCGTGTACGGCGCCGCGAACCCGAAGGCCGGTGCGCTGGGCGGCGTGACTGACCTGCTCGCCGCACACTGGGGGCACACCCCGACCATCACGGGCGGTGTCCGTGCCCACGAGGCTGCCCGCCTCCTGAAAGACGTGTTCGGCCGTCTGCGTGAGGATCGGCACAGGGACGACCGGTAGGGGCCGTCACGCAGGGGTTCAGCTGCTGCATCCGCCGCCGCAACTGCTTCCACAGCTGCTGCCGCCATCTGAACCGCCGCTATCTGAACCGCCGATGTCGGCGCCGCCCCCGTCGCCGTCCCGGCGATCCCGCCGGGCGCCGGTACCGGTGGGGTTCGCCTGCGCGGTCGTCAGGAGAATCAGCGCCAGCACGAACACTCCCAGCGCGGCCAGCACCCCGAAGCGCGTGGACAGGAACGTCAGGAACGCCACGCCGCCCGCCAGGGCTGCCAGCAGCAGCGCCGACACCCGCACACCACCGGCCGTGCGGGTGGCCGTGTGCGTGGCTGGGGCCGCCCTGACCGTCGGGTCGGGCCACACATCGACCGGGGCCACCTCGCCGAAGAGGCGGGCGTAGCTGTCCAGCGTGCAGCGGTACTGCGCGGCGAAATCCGTGTCGCTCGCCTCGCCCGTGGCGGGCTCGTGGTGCAGCGGCGCGGGCAGCAGCGGGGTCAGGCGCTCCCAGTAGTCGCGGGTGAAGGTCAGGTGCTCGTGCCACAGGGCGTCCACGGCCCGTGACGGCGTGACCGGGTGCCCGGCCGCAGCGGTCAGGATCAGGAACCGCCGGTACTCGTGGGCGGCGCGGTCCGTGAAGGCGTGGCCCCAGCCGTGTTCCTGCGCGGCGCGGCGCAGCATGGCGGGCGGGAATTCATAGTGGGTCAGCGCGGCGGTGGGACTGACGGTCTCCTGACCGGAAAGGGGGAAGGTGCGCGCGGTTCCTGTCATGCCCGGCTCCTGGCAGCAACCCGGAGGAAGGGCGGCCTGGAGGGCGAGAAACGCGGGGCCGCCCGCGCGGGTTCCTGCTGAATGCAGCGTGATCCGCGCCTGTCAGCGCCGCGTCAGCGCCCGGGGGGTGCCTCCCCCCAGCGTCAGGGGAAGGTAAACCCGCCCTCCGTCATCCGCCGGAGCGGGCGCTGTCCGGCAGGCTGCGCTGCACGTCCGCGTACGCGCCCCGCACCGCCTGCACCAGCTGATCGCTGCCCAGCACGCCGCGCATGTCCAGCATGCTCACGATCTCGTGCGGGTCCAGGCTGGGGTTCGCGCAGGCGCGCAGCAGCCCGTAATGCACCACACTGGTGCCGGGCCGCGCGCCGCCCGCCGGGGTCCACGCCTCGCGCAGCATGGGCATCAGGCGCGCCGCGAACGCCAGGATCTCGTCGTGGTGACGGCGTAACTCCTTCTGGAGCGCCCCCACCGAGTGCACGCCCACGTAATGCAGCAGGCTCGCCAGCCGCTGCGGACGCTCCGGGTCCGGCCAGCCGGTCAGCAGCAGCACGTTCAGCGCCTGCGCCACGCCCCCGTCCAGGTCCCGCACGGGCGGAATGCCCAGCAGGTGCTTCATGCTCTGCGCGTCGATGAACACACTGTCCGGCGCCTCCTGCACCCGCTTGGGCAGCGTCTCGGCGTAATCGCGTGACAGGCGGTGCAGGGCCATGAACTCCTCGTCCGCCATTTCCAGCAGGCCCGCCAGCCGGTAGAAACGCCGCTGCACCTCACGCGGGATCGCCTCGCGGTTCTTGTACCCCAGGTCATGCTCGATTTCCGCCCAGGCGTGCTGGAGGATCGAACGGATCTGCACCTCGAAGCCCAGGCCCGCGAACGCCGCGAGTTCCGGCGTGTCCGGCGTGACCTGCACCACGTAATGCACGCCCATGTACCCGAAGCGGTCCGGGTCGTGCATCTTGCTCTTGTCGATGGAGTTCTCCCAGTCCACGCGGTGGTTCGCCTCGATCAGGCGCGATACCGCCCCCACGTCCGACTCGAAGTACGTGATCACGCGCACCGCCACGAGGTCCGTCACGTCCGACAGCGACCGGTACCGGCCGGGCTTGCGGCGCAACTTGTCCTCCAGGCTCATGGGCTTTTTCACGCGGCCCGTGACGTGGTGAATGTTCAGGCCCGCCTGCTCCAGCAGCCGCGCCGTGTGCGCCACCGCCGCGTCCCGCAGCGCCTCGAACTGCGGCAGGTTCGTCTCGTAGTCTCTTGCCAGCCCGCCAGTCATGAGTGACCGCAGCATACTCCCGACCGGCCCGCCCGCAGTCCCCACCTGCGGCCCCCACCTGCCGCCCCCGCACACGGACGCCCGCGCCCGGCGTGCTACACCCAGGGACATGCGCGTTCCCACTGCCCTGGCCGCCCTGACCGGACTGGTCCTGCTCTGCGCCCCGGCGGGCGCCACGCACGCCAGCGGCGTGTTCGTCTCGTACCCCCCGGAAGGCCACCGGGTCGCGCACGCCAACGTGATCCTGCAGGGGCACGTGCCGCCCGGCTCCAGCCTCAGCGTGTCCGGGCGCGCCGTCCCCACCGGCCCCGACGGCCTGTTCATGGAGTGGTGGCCGCTCAAGCCCGGCGTGAACACCCTCACCCTGACCGCCCGGCAGGGGAGCCGCGTGACCGGCAGCCGCACCCTGCGCGTCACGCGCGCCGCCGCGCCCATCCTGCCCGCCCGGCCCACCCGCATCCTGCCCGGCAGCGTCACGCCCGCCCAGCCGGTCGAATTCTGGGACGTGACCGGCGACACGCCCGCCGAACGCCGCGTACCCGTCAGCGTGCAGGGCAGCGCCGGAGCGCGCGCCAGCGTCCGCCTGGGCAGCGCCCTGCCCACCCCCATGCGCGAGGGACCGCCCGGCACGTATCGCGCCGACCTGACCGTCCCCGCTGCCCCCCAGGTCAGCACCCCGCTGACCGTCAGCCTGACCGGCCCGGACGGCCGCACCGTGACCGCCACCGCGCCCGGCCGCGTCACCGTGCAGAGCGGCGCCGCCCGCAGCGGCACCCAGCGCCCCGGACAGGTCCCCGGACCCGGCCTGAACGCCAGCAGCACCGTCCTGACCACCCTGACCGGCCAGTCCCTGCTGTACCCCCGCACCGACATGACCTTCACCGTCGTCGGCCGGCAGGAAGGCGACCTGCGCGTCCGCCTGAGCGGCGGCCAGAGCGCCCTGATCACCGCCACGCAACTCGACCTGGGCACCCCCGGCAGCGCCCCCCTCCCCTGGACCGGCGGAACCGTCCGCCTGGAACCCGACCGCCTGTACGCGCCCAATCTGGCATCCATGCCCGACCCCAGCCCCGCCCCCCTGCCTGGCGTGAACGACCTGCCCGCGCTGCCCCCCACCGAGTCCGGGAACGCCGCCACCCCACCGGCGCCGCCGCCCGCCGCCCCCATCACACCGCCCGTCATCCCCACCCCCACCCCGGCGGACCCGACCCGCCTGACCCTCCTCATCCCCACCGGCCCCGCCCGGCCCCCCTTCACCCTCGAACAGACCGACCCACGCACCCTTACCCTCACCCTGTTCGGCCCGCACCTCACCCCCCTCACCCCGCCCGCCCCGCACCCCCTGCTGACCCGCACCGACCTGAAAACCACGCCCGACACCACCCGCCTCACCCTCACCCTGACCGCCCCCCTCTGGGGCTTCACCGCCGACCACGACGGCCCCCACCTGCGCCTCACCATCCGCACACCCCCCACCCCCAATCCCGCCCAGCCCCTCCAGGGCCGCACCATCACCCTCGACCCCGGCCACGGCGGCACCCAGAACGGCGGCGCCGGCAGCCTCGGCACTCCAGAAAAAGACCTCGTGCTGCCCATCACCCTCCGCGCCGCCGAACTCCTGCGCGCCCAGGGCGCCACCATCCACCTCACCCGCACCACCGACACCACCGTCGGCCTGTACGACCGCGGCCAGCTCGCCCACGACACGGGCAGCGACCTCCTCATCAGCGTCCACGCCAACGCCCTCCCCGACGGTCGCGACCCACGCGGCATCCGCGGCCCCGAGATCTACTACACCCACCCACAGGCCCAACCCCTCGCCGCTGCCCTCCTCGCCGCCCTACGCACCAGCCTCCCCGACCTCGGCCCCGGCACCGGCCTGAAACCCGGCGCGGACCTCGCCCTCACACGACCCACCAGCCAACCCAGCGTCCTGATCGAAACCGGCTACCTGACCGACCCCGGCAACCTGCGCCTGCTGAACAGCCCGGCCGGACAGGAACGGCTCGCTCAGGCCATTGCGGCGGGGGTTCTCGCGTATTACCGGGGGCTTGGGCGGTAGGTGGGCGCCTGCGGCGGGCTGCCCCACCCCCAGGGGGGACGGGGGAGCCTGCGTTGGCACTGGGCAGGTATTTCTCTGAGGTTGCTGGCGGGTGTTGGGCGGGGACGGCCACGCCTCAGACGCCATCCTTCGCGCCCGCGCCGTTCGCCCCGCGCGCTGCGCGCACGACGGGCTCGGTTTCCACGACGCTCGCCTTCAAGGCTCCCCTCTAAGGGGAGCTGTCAGCGAAGCTGACTGAGGGGTCCTGCGAAGCAGCTGGGTCCTGCGAAGCAGGTGGGTTGTCCTTCCCACATCCCACTGCTTCCTTCCCCCGTACCATCTGGTTATGAGTGTCGTTCGGCCGGTGACGTTGGTGACGGGAGCTGCGGGTGGGATTGGGGTGGCGTTGGCGCGGCGGTTGGCTGCGGGGCATGACCTGATCCTGTCGGGCCGGAATGTGGGGGCGCTGGAGGCCCTGTGTGCGGAGGTGGGGGGTTCGGCGCTGGTGCTGGACCTGACGCGCCCGGAGTCGTTTGAGGAGGCACTGGCGGGGGTGGGGCGCGTGTCGAACGTGGTGCATAACGCGGGCGTGGTGGAGCTGGGCGCGGTGGGGGCGCAGGGCCACGCGGTGTGGTCGCACACGCTGGCGGTGAACGTGGTCGCCCCGGCGGAGTTGACGCGGTTGCTGTTGCCGCGCGTGCGTTCGGAGCGGGGTTCGGTGGTGTTCGTGAACAGCGGCGCGGGCCTGCGCGCGAACGCGGGGTGGGGCAGTTACGCGGCCAGTAAGTTCGCCCTGAAAGCCCTGGCGGACGCCCTGCGGGAGGAGGAGGCGGGCAGCGGGGTGCGCGTGTCGAGCGTGTACCCGGGCCGCACGGCGACGCCCATGCAGGCGAAGGTGCGCTCTCAGGAGGGCGCGGCGTACACGCCGGAAGCGTTCATTGATCCGGATTCGGTGGCGGCCATCATCGAGTTCGTGCTGAACGCCCCGCGTGACGCGACCCTGCCGGACGTGAGCGTGCGCCCCGGACCGCGTTGATGGGCGCGCCGGTGGAGGTGCCGGTGGAGGTGCTGCCGCCCCCCCGGGCCGGTGAGGTGCAGGCGGACCTGCTGGACGTGGTGATCGTCGGGGCGGGCCCGGCGGGCCTGAGTGCCGCCCTGACGCTGGGACGCTCGCGGCGGCGGGTGCTGCTGCTGGACGGCGGCCCGCCCCGCAACGCGCCCGTGGGAGCCGCGCACGGACTGCTCACGCGCGACGGGATGCACCCGGCAGACCTGAAAGCGCAGGCGCTGGCGGACCTCGCCCCGTACGACGTAACCGTCTGCCCCGATGGAGCGCGCGAGGTTCGCCGCGACCCCGACGGGGCGTTCAGCGTGCGGGTCGGGCAGGACTGGCACCGCACGCGCGTTCTGCTGTTCGCCACCGGCGTGCGCGATGTCCTGCCGGCCGTGCCGGGCCTGCGGGACCGCTGGGGGCAGGGTGTATACCACTGCCCGTACTGCGACGGCTGGGAACACGAGGGCCGCGCGCTCGCCGTGTACGGCTGCGGCCAGAGCGCCCACCACCTCGCCCTGACCGTGCGCGCGTGGTCGGACCGCGTGACCCTCCTGTGCGACGGCGACCCGGCCCTCACGCCCGAACAGACCCGCGACCTGCGCCGCGTCGGCGTCCGCATCCGCACGGAACCCGTCCGGCACCTGCGTGGCGGTCCCCTGGAAGACCAGCCGGTGTGCGTCACGTTCAACGGCGCGCCCCCCCTCAGCGTGGACGCCGTGTTCCTCGCGCCCGAACAGCAGCAGGGCAGCCACCTGCCCGCCGCGCTCGGCTGCCAGCTGAACGACCGGGGCCGCGTGCAGGTCGACGACCAGCAGGAAACCAGCGTCCCCGGCGTATTCGCTATCGGAGACATGACGGGCGCCCCGCAGTACGTGGTGCAGGCCGCCGCCGCCGGAATGCACGCCGCGCAGGTCATCAACACCCGCCTCATTCACGCGGCCGTGCATTCCCTGGGCGCCGCATTCCACAAGACCCCCGATGACGGCGCAGAAGTGACCCGCCCCCCCGAACCCGACGATGAGTAGCATACTCGTGTGAGTATTCATGCAGTTCTCTTCGACCTCGACGGCACCCTCCACGACCGCGCTGCCACCCTCCGCGCGTGGCTGGTCGAACACACCCGGCAGTTCAGCCTCCCCGACACCTACGCCCCCCGATTCCTCGAACTCGAAGACCACGGTTACCGCCCCAAAGCCCAGGTCATCCCCCAACTCGTGCAGGAACACGGCCTCCCACACGACCCCCAGACCCTCCTCGACACCTACGCCCACCACGTCCGACATGCCGTCCCCATGCCCCACACGCACGCCGTCCTGCGCGAACTGCGCGCGCGTGGCATCCGCACCGGCATCGTCACCAACGGCTGGGCAGACCTCCAGCGCACCTGCGCCGACCGCTGCGGCCTGACCGACCTCACCGACGACCTCGTCATCAGCAAAGCCGTCAGCCTCAGCAAACCCGATCCGCGCATCTACCGGCTGGCACTGGAACGCCTCGGCGTCAGCGCCCAACACACGTGATTCGTGGGCGACTCGCCCCGCAACGACATCGCCGGGCCGCAGGCAGTGGGGCTGCGCGCCGCGTGGCTCCCCACCACTCACCCGCTTCAGGGCGAGGTTCCGGATGCGGTTCTCGGTGATCTGCGTGAGGTGCTGGGGCTGTAGGTGGGCGCCTGCGGCGGGCCGCCCCACCCCCCAGCCCCCATCCCCAGGGGGGACGGGGGGGCCAGCGTTGGCACTGGGCAGGTATTTCGCGGGCTTGATTGGTGGGTATCGGGCGGGTTCGGGCACGCCTCACACGCCATCCTTCGCGCCCGCTGCGTTCGCCCCGCGCGCTGCGCGCACGACGGGCCTCGTGGCGACGACGGTCGCCTTTCAAGGCTCCCCTTGAGGGGAGCTGTCGCCGCAGGCGACTGAGGGGTCCCCTGCGAAGCAGCTGTGTTCCGCTGCGAAGCAGCCGCCCTTCCCACGCTCCGCGCCCCTGCGGCGCGTACCATCGGGGGTGTGAGTTCTTTCGTGTTGCCGATTGCGGAGGTGGTGCCTGCGGTGCGTGGGGCGCTGGCGGCGCATTCGTTGGTTGTGGTGCAGGCGCCTCCGGGGGCGGGGAAGAGTACGGGGTTGCCGCTCGAGTTGCTGGGTGAGCCGTGGTTGGCGGGGCGTGGGATCGTGATGCTTCAGCCGCGGCGGGTGGCGGCGCGGGCGGTGGCGGCGCGGCTGGCGGAGGGGTTGGGGGAGGAGGTCGGCGGGACGGTCGGGTACCGGGTGCGGTTCGATTCGCGGGTGTCGGCGGCGACGCGGTTGGAGGTCGTGACGGAGGGCATCCTGACGCGGCGGCTTCAGCGGGATCCGGAGTTGTCGGGGGTGGGGCTGGTGATTCTGGATGAGTTTCACGAGCGGAGCCTGAACGCGGATCTGGCGCTGGCGCTCCTGCGGGAGGTGCAGGGGGCGCTGCGGGATGACCTGCGGGTGCTGGTGATGAGTGCCACGCTGGACCCGGGTTTGCCGGGGCGGCTGGGGGCGCCGCTGATCGAGAGTGCGGGGCGGGCGTTCCCGGTCGAGGTGCGGTACCTGCCGGTAGACCCGGTGGGGCGCGTGGAGGACCTTGTGGCGCGGCAGGTGCGGTTGGCATTGGAGGCGGAGCCGGGGGACGTGCTGGCGTTCCTGCCGGGCGTGCGGGAGATCCGCGCGGCGGCCGGGTTGCTGTCGGACGTGGACGCGGCCGTGCTGCCGCTGTACGGGGACCTGCCGGTTCGGGAGCAGGCGCGGGCGCTGCGGCCCGATCCGGGTGGGCGGCGCAAGGTGGTGCTGGCGACCAGCATCGCGGAGACCTCGCTGACCATCGACGGGGTGCGGGTGGTCGTGGACGGCGGCCTGAGCCGCACGCAGGCGTTCGATCCGGCCAGTGGGCTGTCGCGGATGGTGACGGGCCGGGTCACGCGGGACGCGGCGGCGCAGCGGGCGGGCCGCGCGGGACGCACCGCGCCGGGCGTAGCGTACCGCCTGTGGAGTGAGCGGACGCAGCCGCTGCTACCGGCCGCGCGCCCGCCGGAAGTCATGGAGGCGGACCTCGCGCCGCTGACGCTGGAACTCGCGCAGTGGGGCGTGCCCGACCCGGCGGACCTGCACTGGCTGGACGTGCCCCCGGCGCGGCGCGTGGAGACGGCGCGGGGCGTGCTGCGGGACCTGGGCGCGCTGGACGCGGCGGGGCGCATGACGCCGGAGGGCGCGCGGCTGCTGGACTTCCCGACGCACCCGCGCGTGGCGCACCTGCTGACGGCGGCGGAC includes:
- a CDS encoding NAD(P)/FAD-dependent oxidoreductase, translating into MLPPPRAGEVQADLLDVVIVGAGPAGLSAALTLGRSRRRVLLLDGGPPRNAPVGAAHGLLTRDGMHPADLKAQALADLAPYDVTVCPDGAREVRRDPDGAFSVRVGQDWHRTRVLLFATGVRDVLPAVPGLRDRWGQGVYHCPYCDGWEHEGRALAVYGCGQSAHHLALTVRAWSDRVTLLCDGDPALTPEQTRDLRRVGVRIRTEPVRHLRGGPLEDQPVCVTFNGAPPLSVDAVFLAPEQQQGSHLPAALGCQLNDRGRVQVDDQQETSVPGVFAIGDMTGAPQYVVQAAAAGMHAAQVINTRLIHAAVHSLGAAFHKTPDDGAEVTRPPEPDDE
- the hrpB gene encoding ATP-dependent helicase HrpB; protein product: MSSFVLPIAEVVPAVRGALAAHSLVVVQAPPGAGKSTGLPLELLGEPWLAGRGIVMLQPRRVAARAVAARLAEGLGEEVGGTVGYRVRFDSRVSAATRLEVVTEGILTRRLQRDPELSGVGLVILDEFHERSLNADLALALLREVQGALRDDLRVLVMSATLDPGLPGRLGAPLIESAGRAFPVEVRYLPVDPVGRVEDLVARQVRLALEAEPGDVLAFLPGVREIRAAAGLLSDVDAAVLPLYGDLPVREQARALRPDPGGRRKVVLATSIAETSLTIDGVRVVVDGGLSRTQAFDPASGLSRMVTGRVTRDAAAQRAGRAGRTAPGVAYRLWSERTQPLLPAARPPEVMEADLAPLTLELAQWGVPDPADLHWLDVPPARRVETARGVLRDLGALDAAGRMTPEGARLLDFPTHPRVAHLLTAADDAALAADVAALLEERDPLPPGSGADLTDRVAALRAWRGGGRTPGDVTVLERVERLSRQWRTLLKVRPDDSAPDGFAVGALILRAYPERAALAREAVAGLGRGRFLLSGGQGAALPEGDGLAGVRALAVAHLDAAPMSAAQAEGRIFLAAPLDPAALDAGAAWVDSVRWDARTGTLVAQRERRFGALVLESRPLRDLPAQARVAALAGAVREEGLHLLTFSAEAQALRDRAESVRAWRPDETDWPDLSDAGLLDTLEDWLGPHLGAARSREDLGRLNLLPAMQALLPWPLPARLDELAPTHLTVPTGTRVRLSYRPGEAPILAVKLQELFGLADTPSVNGGRTPVLLHLLSPAGRPVQVTQDLRSFWNSSYFEVRKDLRGRYPKHPWPDDPWTHAPMKGTKKRGV
- a CDS encoding GTP pyrophosphokinase — its product is MTGGLARDYETNLPQFEALRDAAVAHTARLLEQAGLNIHHVTGRVKKPMSLEDKLRRKPGRYRSLSDVTDLVAVRVITYFESDVGAVSRLIEANHRVDWENSIDKSKMHDPDRFGYMGVHYVVQVTPDTPELAAFAGLGFEVQIRSILQHAWAEIEHDLGYKNREAIPREVQRRFYRLAGLLEMADEEFMALHRLSRDYAETLPKRVQEAPDSVFIDAQSMKHLLGIPPVRDLDGGVAQALNVLLLTGWPDPERPQRLASLLHYVGVHSVGALQKELRRHHDEILAFAARLMPMLREAWTPAGGARPGTSVVHYGLLRACANPSLDPHEIVSMLDMRGVLGSDQLVQAVRGAYADVQRSLPDSARSGG
- a CDS encoding SDR family oxidoreductase; the encoded protein is MSVVRPVTLVTGAAGGIGVALARRLAAGHDLILSGRNVGALEALCAEVGGSALVLDLTRPESFEEALAGVGRVSNVVHNAGVVELGAVGAQGHAVWSHTLAVNVVAPAELTRLLLPRVRSERGSVVFVNSGAGLRANAGWGSYAASKFALKALADALREEEAGSGVRVSSVYPGRTATPMQAKVRSQEGAAYTPEAFIDPDSVAAIIEFVLNAPRDATLPDVSVRPGPR
- a CDS encoding HAD family hydrolase encodes the protein MSIHAVLFDLDGTLHDRAATLRAWLVEHTRQFSLPDTYAPRFLELEDHGYRPKAQVIPQLVQEHGLPHDPQTLLDTYAHHVRHAVPMPHTHAVLRELRARGIRTGIVTNGWADLQRTCADRCGLTDLTDDLVISKAVSLSKPDPRIYRLALERLGVSAQHT
- a CDS encoding peroxiredoxin; protein product: MSLQVGQPAPDFTRRSDDGRTVSLQERRGQWTVLYFYPRASSAGCSIEAQRFEAALPEFERHGAQVIGVSTDTEARQARFRDTCHLTFPMIPDSDRSLAQAYGVIGGLSGLLGMTGRATFLIDPHGTVTWIHRSPNPMTHVTGALKELSAAPHQLKSRT
- a CDS encoding N-acetylmuramoyl-L-alanine amidase family protein, coding for MRVPTALAALTGLVLLCAPAGATHASGVFVSYPPEGHRVAHANVILQGHVPPGSSLSVSGRAVPTGPDGLFMEWWPLKPGVNTLTLTARQGSRVTGSRTLRVTRAAAPILPARPTRILPGSVTPAQPVEFWDVTGDTPAERRVPVSVQGSAGARASVRLGSALPTPMREGPPGTYRADLTVPAAPQVSTPLTVSLTGPDGRTVTATAPGRVTVQSGAARSGTQRPGQVPGPGLNASSTVLTTLTGQSLLYPRTDMTFTVVGRQEGDLRVRLSGGQSALITATQLDLGTPGSAPLPWTGGTVRLEPDRLYAPNLASMPDPSPAPLPGVNDLPALPPTESGNAATPPAPPPAAPITPPVIPTPTPADPTRLTLLIPTGPARPPFTLEQTDPRTLTLTLFGPHLTPLTPPAPHPLLTRTDLKTTPDTTRLTLTLTAPLWGFTADHDGPHLRLTIRTPPTPNPAQPLQGRTITLDPGHGGTQNGGAGSLGTPEKDLVLPITLRAAELLRAQGATIHLTRTTDTTVGLYDRGQLAHDTGSDLLISVHANALPDGRDPRGIRGPEIYYTHPQAQPLAAALLAALRTSLPDLGPGTGLKPGADLALTRPTSQPSVLIETGYLTDPGNLRLLNSPAGQERLAQAIAAGVLAYYRGLGR
- a CDS encoding glycine-rich domain-containing protein; its protein translation is MTGTARTFPLSGQETVSPTAALTHYEFPPAMLRRAAQEHGWGHAFTDRAAHEYRRFLILTAAAGHPVTPSRAVDALWHEHLTFTRDYWERLTPLLPAPLHHEPATGEASDTDFAAQYRCTLDSYARLFGEVAPVDVWPDPTVRAAPATHTATRTAGGVRVSALLLAALAGGVAFLTFLSTRFGVLAALGVFVLALILLTTAQANPTGTGARRDRRDGDGGGADIGGSDSGGSDGGSSCGSSCGGGCSS
- the tilS gene encoding tRNA lysidine(34) synthetase TilS encodes the protein MSDVADSLLRPLRPYAGEVVVVGVSGGADSVALLRALLLVGARPVAAHLDHALRADSAADAAWVQALAARLDVPFAGGRVDVAAVAARRGWNTEDAARRLRYDFLTRTAKAHAAQVILTAHTRRDQAETVLAALLRGEAVLHGIPAARGPLRRPWLDVPRADLEAFLHAHGQDWREDPTNADPAYTRAWIRREVMPVLTARYPAAGEALARVARTQAEDDAALTGQAARLTRHAPLRSAPPAVLRRWVRAELRRAGLDFHAPHLERLAGALRAGETAHVTLPGGHDVTVTGGQLHLTPQAYPEPDFPLPDGWERRTRYDGDRVTLFGGTRKLSDVLTDRHVPRADRDRVPLLVSGAGVQWVGLQPPVWATGARKVAAQPPDPLHAAMGEALAQAHDAARAQEVPVGAVVLGPGGQVVGRGRNTSREHGDMTRHAELAALRDAARTLGTPYLSGCTLVVTLEPCPMCLGAALEARVGHIVYGAANPKAGALGGVTDLLAAHWGHTPTITGGVRAHEAARLLKDVFGRLREDRHRDDR